In Candidatus Methanomethylophilus alvi Mx1201, a genomic segment contains:
- a CDS encoding nitrogenase-related protein, with product MRLGPDGFLGAVLAAEGCGAKAMINGPGGCRSRTLNLWRELSIEYGGEESGCCRSKYLSRQSHLPCTYLNSDDMVLGSGNKMTDGLRSVSSASSEDIVLIDTLGASLQVADRGKAVRDSGTEGRTVLSDDDLSALSMAEGFDRTVSALVGNAGLGKGERKGHVSILGYSLADSCWNYGKENISRLLALMDVETDSFVGCGSSKAEISSSGMSEAVVLLHPEMSAETSEVYRSAGCGTVVPRKGAPIGFPAIRSFLEDVADATGTSPDRALEAVDAEEERMFRILRNCDKDSRAFRGLCCALKGMPSDTLPLMEWMYGLFGMVPSSVEKAYCRGSVYDAGISRFLEETDCSGALGRKVGGRGLVAVFTDGLGAEEYKTLHPEVACIGISMPYARKGEFMDRSLVGLGGCRYLLDSLINGCGEFRCGQPTMADFR from the coding sequence ATGAGACTCGGACCCGACGGGTTCCTCGGAGCCGTCCTGGCGGCCGAGGGATGCGGCGCCAAGGCCATGATCAACGGCCCCGGAGGGTGCCGTTCCAGGACACTCAACCTGTGGAGGGAGCTCTCCATAGAGTACGGAGGGGAGGAGAGCGGCTGCTGCCGCTCCAAATACCTCAGCAGGCAGTCCCATCTCCCCTGCACCTATCTGAACTCGGACGACATGGTCCTGGGATCCGGGAACAAGATGACCGACGGTCTCCGCTCCGTCTCGTCGGCATCCTCGGAGGACATAGTGCTGATAGACACCCTCGGTGCATCCCTGCAGGTCGCGGACCGCGGGAAGGCCGTGAGGGATTCCGGGACCGAGGGGAGGACGGTGCTCTCCGATGACGACCTGTCGGCCCTTTCCATGGCGGAGGGGTTCGACAGGACCGTGTCCGCCCTGGTAGGGAACGCGGGCCTCGGAAAAGGGGAGAGGAAGGGACACGTCAGCATCCTGGGATACTCCCTCGCCGACAGCTGCTGGAACTACGGGAAGGAGAACATATCCCGTCTGCTGGCACTTATGGATGTCGAGACGGATTCCTTCGTAGGGTGCGGATCGTCCAAGGCGGAGATCTCGTCTTCCGGGATGTCGGAGGCCGTCGTACTGCTCCACCCGGAGATGTCCGCGGAGACGTCGGAGGTCTACCGTTCCGCAGGATGCGGGACGGTGGTCCCGAGGAAGGGCGCACCCATAGGGTTCCCGGCGATACGCTCGTTCCTGGAGGATGTCGCCGATGCGACGGGGACCTCCCCCGACCGTGCCCTGGAGGCCGTGGACGCCGAGGAGGAGAGGATGTTCCGCATCCTCCGCAACTGCGACAAGGACTCCCGTGCGTTCAGAGGACTCTGCTGTGCGCTGAAGGGCATGCCGTCCGACACGCTCCCCCTGATGGAGTGGATGTACGGCCTGTTCGGCATGGTGCCGTCCTCCGTGGAGAAGGCGTACTGCAGGGGATCAGTCTACGATGCTGGGATATCGCGCTTCCTGGAGGAGACGGACTGCTCCGGGGCCCTCGGCAGGAAGGTCGGTGGGAGAGGTCTGGTGGCCGTCTTCACGGACGGACTCGGGGCGGAGGAATACAAGACCCTCCATCCGGAGGTGGCATGCATAGGCATATCCATGCCTTATGCGAGGAAAGGAGAGTTCATGGACAGGAGTCTGGTGGGCCTCGGCGGATGCAGATACCTGCTGGATTCGCTGATAAACGGGTGCGGGGAGTTCCGCTGCGGACAGCCGACCATGGCCGATTTCAGGTGA
- a CDS encoding tetratricopeptide repeat protein — MFGSKKDPNEQIFKDACKAYKKEDYNKAAELFSDAAALGHVGAMSDLGLMYAQGKGVPRIKQEAVKWWAKAAEGGEVKAQHNLATAYATGDGIQQSYEDAIVWFRKSADQGYYKSQYSLYRIYSQGLGVQKDEVKAAEWLIKAAEQMYPKAELELGRLYISGDGVEASEKLAVKYLKRAARHGEESAVEVLKDIRGD; from the coding sequence ATGTTCGGCTCCAAGAAAGACCCCAACGAGCAGATCTTCAAGGACGCATGCAAGGCGTATAAGAAGGAGGATTACAACAAGGCGGCGGAACTCTTCTCCGACGCCGCCGCGCTGGGTCATGTAGGGGCCATGTCCGACCTCGGTCTGATGTACGCCCAGGGCAAGGGGGTGCCGCGGATCAAACAGGAGGCGGTCAAGTGGTGGGCCAAGGCCGCGGAGGGAGGCGAGGTGAAGGCCCAGCACAACCTCGCCACCGCATACGCCACCGGCGACGGCATCCAACAGTCGTATGAGGACGCCATCGTATGGTTCAGGAAATCGGCGGATCAGGGATACTACAAGAGCCAGTACAGCCTTTACAGGATATATTCGCAGGGACTCGGGGTCCAGAAGGACGAGGTCAAGGCGGCCGAATGGCTGATAAAGGCCGCGGAACAGATGTATCCCAAGGCGGAACTCGAACTCGGGAGACTGTATATCTCGGGGGACGGGGTCGAGGCGTCGGAGAAACTGGCCGTCAAATACCTCAAAAGGGCGGCCCGCCACGGCGAAGAGAGCGCCGTGGAGGTCCTGAAGGACATCAGGGGCGATTGA
- a CDS encoding ATP-binding cassette domain-containing protein, translating into MEKDEIEISGACENNLKNVSLSIPKNKLVVIAGVSGSGKSSLAFDTIAVESSRQWQASYPLYLRNRMPRYERPAVDRIRNLTPSIVVDQKVVGANSRSTVGTVTDIAPLMRLLFSRVGRPSAGAALCYSFNHPLGMCPDCNGLGRRLVLDESRLFDVDRSINENAILFTQFSTGSWQGWLYYHCPLLDPAKKLRDYTPEEWKNLKYGPDEKVKMMYVSNNTGLGQYTDYEGVVPRFYRLYLKRDISQLSRKIRDEVMRFVIDGPCASCGGSGLNPKALASRIGGYNIQDLYDMQVSDLIGVLEDIDDPVGTPISRQITECLEHMVDVGLGYLSLSRRTDTLSGGEAQRLKMVRHLGSSLSNITYIFDEPTAGLHPEDADRIGRLLLDLRDKHNTVLVVEHNRAMIELADRVIEIGPLAGSRGGEVVFEGTPAELRDAGTYTAESLREGISVNRHPLPWTEGFEMKDVNLHNLRHVDVTIPKGVLTAVTGVAGSGKSSLVVQRFSELYPDAIVIDQKPIGVSSRSTPATYTGVMDEIRRLFGKENGVGPEWFSFNSKGGCPVCKGKGEIVPDVAFADPVAILCEQCQGRRYNPQALGYTYKGKNIEEVLGLTVEQAMDFFADDRKIRKGLQCLVDVGMGYMTLGQNTSSLSGGENQRLKLASELGRKGRTYVLDEPTTGLHSKDVKHLLALFRGMVADGNTVIVVEHRLEMISQADWVIDMGPEGGNLGGRVLFCGTPADLLEFEGSYTAEHLRKAVGRSG; encoded by the coding sequence ATGGAAAAGGACGAGATCGAGATATCGGGCGCATGCGAGAACAATCTCAAGAACGTGAGTCTCAGCATCCCGAAGAACAAGTTGGTCGTCATAGCCGGGGTATCCGGTTCCGGGAAGTCCTCGCTCGCCTTCGACACCATCGCAGTCGAGAGCAGCCGTCAGTGGCAGGCCTCCTATCCTCTGTACCTGAGGAACAGGATGCCCCGCTACGAGCGTCCCGCCGTCGACCGCATCAGGAATCTGACCCCCTCCATCGTCGTCGACCAGAAGGTCGTCGGTGCCAACTCCCGTTCCACCGTAGGCACCGTCACCGACATAGCGCCCCTCATGAGGCTCCTCTTCTCCCGGGTCGGCAGGCCCTCCGCCGGCGCCGCCCTCTGCTACTCCTTCAATCATCCGCTGGGCATGTGTCCCGACTGCAACGGTCTCGGGAGGAGGCTCGTCCTGGACGAGTCGAGACTGTTCGACGTCGACCGCAGCATCAACGAGAACGCCATCCTCTTCACCCAGTTCTCCACCGGGTCGTGGCAGGGTTGGCTCTATTACCACTGTCCCCTCCTGGATCCCGCCAAGAAGCTCCGCGACTACACCCCCGAGGAATGGAAGAACCTCAAGTACGGCCCCGACGAGAAGGTCAAGATGATGTACGTCAGCAACAACACCGGGCTGGGACAGTACACGGACTACGAGGGGGTGGTCCCCAGATTCTACAGGCTGTATCTGAAGAGGGACATATCCCAGCTGAGCAGGAAGATCAGGGACGAGGTCATGAGGTTCGTAATCGACGGTCCCTGCGCCTCCTGCGGGGGGTCGGGTCTGAACCCCAAGGCCCTCGCATCGAGGATAGGCGGATACAACATCCAGGATCTCTACGACATGCAGGTCTCCGACCTCATAGGCGTCCTGGAGGACATAGACGACCCGGTGGGGACCCCTATCTCCAGGCAGATAACCGAATGTCTGGAACATATGGTGGACGTGGGTCTGGGGTACCTGAGCCTCTCCCGGAGGACCGACACCCTGTCGGGAGGGGAGGCCCAGAGGCTGAAGATGGTGAGGCATCTCGGGAGCAGCCTCTCCAACATAACATACATCTTCGACGAGCCCACCGCCGGGCTCCACCCCGAGGATGCCGACCGGATCGGGAGGCTCCTCCTGGACCTGAGGGACAAACACAACACCGTCCTCGTGGTGGAGCACAACCGTGCGATGATAGAGCTCGCCGACCGCGTGATAGAGATCGGTCCCCTGGCCGGATCCCGCGGAGGGGAGGTGGTCTTCGAGGGCACCCCGGCGGAGCTGAGGGACGCCGGGACCTACACCGCCGAATCCCTCCGGGAGGGGATATCCGTCAACCGGCACCCCCTTCCGTGGACCGAGGGGTTCGAGATGAAGGATGTGAACCTCCACAACCTCCGCCACGTGGACGTGACCATCCCCAAAGGGGTCCTCACGGCCGTGACGGGTGTGGCCGGCTCCGGCAAGAGCAGCCTGGTCGTCCAGAGGTTCTCCGAACTGTATCCGGACGCCATAGTCATCGACCAGAAGCCCATAGGGGTCTCCTCCCGTTCCACCCCCGCCACCTACACGGGTGTCATGGACGAGATCAGGAGGCTCTTCGGGAAGGAGAACGGCGTCGGGCCGGAGTGGTTCAGCTTCAACTCCAAAGGCGGATGTCCCGTATGCAAGGGGAAGGGGGAGATCGTCCCGGACGTCGCCTTCGCCGACCCCGTGGCCATCCTGTGCGAGCAGTGTCAGGGAAGGAGATACAACCCCCAGGCCCTGGGCTACACCTACAAGGGGAAGAACATCGAGGAGGTCCTCGGTCTGACGGTCGAGCAGGCCATGGACTTCTTCGCCGACGACAGGAAGATCAGGAAGGGCCTGCAGTGCCTGGTGGACGTGGGCATGGGGTACATGACCCTCGGGCAGAACACCTCGTCTCTCTCGGGAGGGGAGAACCAGAGGCTGAAGCTGGCGTCCGAGCTGGGGCGGAAGGGGAGGACCTACGTACTCGACGAACCCACCACCGGTCTCCATTCCAAGGATGTGAAGCATCTGCTGGCACTGTTCAGGGGGATGGTGGCGGACGGCAACACGGTGATAGTGGTGGAGCACAGGCTGGAGATGATATCCCAGGCGGACTGGGTCATAGACATGGGTCCCGAGGGAGGGAATCTCGGGGGCAGGGTACTGTTCTGCGGGACGCCCGCGGACCTGCTGGAGTTCGAGGGGTCGTACACGGCGGAACATCTGAGGAAGGCGGTCGGCCGTTCCGGATGA